The Astatotilapia calliptera chromosome 2, fAstCal1.2, whole genome shotgun sequence genome includes a window with the following:
- the LOC113029036 gene encoding uncharacterized protein LOC113029036 isoform X1 gives MIAMNMLESVHKMNNLQTFFMMLWTLTCFLKTLKVQTESDSGSRLGKGKRKRRPVIQSSSDEDWDNAAEQPETSSTSAMENRHSSETPHQNVTHPFVQLPPPSTPSPVVSQPVPRQLVQATNTSMFVRVLTLLEDIKETQRIHSRMLQSLLKQRDGPVAAVLPEGAVFPLRTVADVEALEQKLIDPVFLKEVVAVVAEIGGSTVDEATRRMMAFIMDNALSRQYNFVGRHGKREFRGLKIFEVLYGSLKKNALTSQITRKEAEKAASKWFIGARDRGGNRMARAQCRVQESILEDSSHETVFWFLTVLRYVNNFQLCLAVCAIFFFAQSAPGTPASQTT, from the exons ATGATTGCGATGAACATGCTGGAGTCAGTTCACAAAATGAACAATCTGCAGACATTTTTTATGATGCTTTGGACTTTGACGTGTTTCCTGAAGACTCTGAAAGTGCAGACTGAGTCAGATTCTGGAAGCAGATTGGGAAAAGGGAAGCGGAAAAGGAG gCCAGTGATCCAGTCAAGCTCGGATGAGGATTGGGACAACGCTGCGGAACAGCCAGAGACCTCATCAACATCAGCAATGGAGAATAGACATTCAAGTGAAACTCCCCACCAGAACGTCACTCATCCATTTGTTCAGCTACCACCACCCTCAACTCCTTCGCCTGTGGTTTCACAACCAGTTCCAAGACAACTTGTACAAGCCACCAATACCAGCATGTTTGTACGTGTTCTAACCCTCCTGGAAGACATTAAGGAGACTCAGAGGATCCACAGTCGAATGCTACAGTCTCTCCTCAAACAACGTGATGGACCAGTTGCTGCAGTATTACCCGAGGGTGCTGTTTTTCCTCTCCGGACAGTCGCAGACGTGGAAGCACTGGAACAAAAACTGATAGACCCTGTCTTCCTGAAAGAAGTG GTTGCTGTTGTGGCAGAGATCGGAGGGAGCACTGTTGATGAAGCCACCAGAAGAATGATGGCcttcattatggacaatgctctTTCCAGGCAATATAACTTCGTTGGGCGCCATGGAAAGCGGGAATTTCGAGGGCTTAAGATTTTTGAAGTGCTATATG GCAGCTTGAAAAAAAATGCTCTTACAAGCCAGATTACCAGAAAAGAGGCAGAAAAGGCAGCATCCAAGTGGTTTATTGGTGCAAGAGATAGAGGAGGAAATCGCATGGCAAGGGCACAGTGTCGCGTGCAGGAGAG CATACTTGAAGACAGCTCTCACGAAACCGTTTTTTGGTTCCTCACTGTGTTACGGTATGTGAACAATTTCCAGTTATGTTTAGCAGTTTGTGCAATATTCTTCTTTGCACAATCAGCTCCAGGAACTCCAGCCAGTCAAACAACTTGA
- the LOC113029036 gene encoding uncharacterized protein LOC113029036 isoform X3, translating to MIAMNMLESVHKMNNLQTFFMMLWTLTCFLKTLKVQTESDSGSRLGKGKRKRRPVIQSSSDEDWDNAAEQPETSSTSAMENRHSSETPHQNVTHPFVQLPPPSTPSPVVSQPVPRQLVQATNTSMFVRVLTLLEDIKETQRIHSRMLQSLLKQRDGPVAAVLPEGAVFPLRTVADVEALEQKLIDPVFLKEVVAVVAEIGGSTVDEATRRMMAFIMDNALSRQYNFVGRHGKREFRGLKIFEVLYAYLKTALTKPFFGSSLCYGPMDH from the exons ATGATTGCGATGAACATGCTGGAGTCAGTTCACAAAATGAACAATCTGCAGACATTTTTTATGATGCTTTGGACTTTGACGTGTTTCCTGAAGACTCTGAAAGTGCAGACTGAGTCAGATTCTGGAAGCAGATTGGGAAAAGGGAAGCGGAAAAGGAG gCCAGTGATCCAGTCAAGCTCGGATGAGGATTGGGACAACGCTGCGGAACAGCCAGAGACCTCATCAACATCAGCAATGGAGAATAGACATTCAAGTGAAACTCCCCACCAGAACGTCACTCATCCATTTGTTCAGCTACCACCACCCTCAACTCCTTCGCCTGTGGTTTCACAACCAGTTCCAAGACAACTTGTACAAGCCACCAATACCAGCATGTTTGTACGTGTTCTAACCCTCCTGGAAGACATTAAGGAGACTCAGAGGATCCACAGTCGAATGCTACAGTCTCTCCTCAAACAACGTGATGGACCAGTTGCTGCAGTATTACCCGAGGGTGCTGTTTTTCCTCTCCGGACAGTCGCAGACGTGGAAGCACTGGAACAAAAACTGATAGACCCTGTCTTCCTGAAAGAAGTG GTTGCTGTTGTGGCAGAGATCGGAGGGAGCACTGTTGATGAAGCCACCAGAAGAATGATGGCcttcattatggacaatgctctTTCCAGGCAATATAACTTCGTTGGGCGCCATGGAAAGCGGGAATTTCGAGGGCTTAAGATTTTTGAAGTGCTATATG CATACTTGAAGACAGCTCTCACGAAACCGTTTTTTGGTTCCTCACTGTGTTACG gaccaATGGATCACTGA
- the LOC113029036 gene encoding uncharacterized protein LOC113029036 isoform X2, whose protein sequence is MIAMNMLESVHKMNNLQTFFMMLWTLTCFLKTLKVQTESDSGSRLGKGKRKRRPVIQSSSDEDWDNAAEQPETSSTSAMENRHSSETPHQNVTHPFVQLPPPSTPSPVVSQPVPRQLVQATNTSMFVRVLTLLEDIKETQRIHSRMLQSLLKQRDGPVAAVLPEGAVFPLRTVADVEALEQKLIDPVFLKEVVAVVAEIGGSTVDEATRRMMAFIMDNALSRQYNFVGRHGKREFRGLKIFEVLYGSLKKNALTSQITRKEAEKAASKWFIGARDRGGNRMARAQCRVQESILEDSSHETVFWFLTVLRTNGSLNE, encoded by the exons ATGATTGCGATGAACATGCTGGAGTCAGTTCACAAAATGAACAATCTGCAGACATTTTTTATGATGCTTTGGACTTTGACGTGTTTCCTGAAGACTCTGAAAGTGCAGACTGAGTCAGATTCTGGAAGCAGATTGGGAAAAGGGAAGCGGAAAAGGAG gCCAGTGATCCAGTCAAGCTCGGATGAGGATTGGGACAACGCTGCGGAACAGCCAGAGACCTCATCAACATCAGCAATGGAGAATAGACATTCAAGTGAAACTCCCCACCAGAACGTCACTCATCCATTTGTTCAGCTACCACCACCCTCAACTCCTTCGCCTGTGGTTTCACAACCAGTTCCAAGACAACTTGTACAAGCCACCAATACCAGCATGTTTGTACGTGTTCTAACCCTCCTGGAAGACATTAAGGAGACTCAGAGGATCCACAGTCGAATGCTACAGTCTCTCCTCAAACAACGTGATGGACCAGTTGCTGCAGTATTACCCGAGGGTGCTGTTTTTCCTCTCCGGACAGTCGCAGACGTGGAAGCACTGGAACAAAAACTGATAGACCCTGTCTTCCTGAAAGAAGTG GTTGCTGTTGTGGCAGAGATCGGAGGGAGCACTGTTGATGAAGCCACCAGAAGAATGATGGCcttcattatggacaatgctctTTCCAGGCAATATAACTTCGTTGGGCGCCATGGAAAGCGGGAATTTCGAGGGCTTAAGATTTTTGAAGTGCTATATG GCAGCTTGAAAAAAAATGCTCTTACAAGCCAGATTACCAGAAAAGAGGCAGAAAAGGCAGCATCCAAGTGGTTTATTGGTGCAAGAGATAGAGGAGGAAATCGCATGGCAAGGGCACAGTGTCGCGTGCAGGAGAG CATACTTGAAGACAGCTCTCACGAAACCGTTTTTTGGTTCCTCACTGTGTTACG gaccaATGGATCACTGAATGAGTGA